One window from the genome of Spirosoma rhododendri encodes:
- a CDS encoding C40 family peptidase, with the protein MQLRRFRASTSTGLVLLCLSALLSSCAFFRSSGPSVSRRSTSSRPVAGRSSAKGGKRAPAASAKSAGKVVDARTYENRYVPEVVKIARTYTGTPYRSGGNTTDGIDCSGLVYAVFNTVGLRMPRISWQQSEVGHEVEVAEISPGDLVFFVPDKGQAGYVSHTGIVTEVNGGQNIRFIHASSSRGVREDNLYTDYFKGRFVKALRPF; encoded by the coding sequence ATGCAATTACGCCGGTTTCGGGCTTCTACCAGCACTGGACTCGTCTTACTCTGCCTGTCGGCGCTACTGTCATCCTGCGCCTTTTTCCGCTCATCAGGGCCGTCGGTCAGTCGTCGCTCAACCTCCTCCCGACCTGTAGCAGGTCGTTCATCGGCCAAAGGTGGCAAACGCGCCCCGGCTGCTTCGGCCAAATCAGCGGGTAAAGTGGTCGATGCACGAACCTACGAAAACCGATACGTGCCGGAAGTGGTCAAAATTGCCCGTACGTATACCGGAACGCCGTATCGCTCTGGCGGTAACACCACCGACGGTATCGATTGCTCAGGACTGGTGTACGCCGTATTCAACACAGTCGGGCTGCGGATGCCGCGTATTTCGTGGCAGCAGTCGGAAGTGGGGCATGAAGTGGAAGTAGCTGAAATTTCGCCCGGCGATCTGGTGTTTTTTGTGCCGGACAAAGGGCAGGCGGGCTATGTGTCGCACACGGGCATCGTCACGGAGGTAAACGGTGGGCAGAACATCCGGTTTATTCACGCGTCTTCATCGCGCGGGGTCCGCGAAGACAATCTCTACACCGATTACTTCAAGGGTCGGTTCGTTAAAGCACTCCGACCGTTCTAA
- a CDS encoding GIY-YIG nuclease family protein: MHTVYIIYSLPTDRYFIGLSKDMKITLWQHNARTVPATADGKPWEVRFSQSFETRREAQSLEMKLKNRDRAFWEELINSQQPAAI; the protein is encoded by the coding sequence ATGCATACTGTATACATTATCTACAGTCTACCGACGGACAGATACTTTATTGGTCTGTCTAAAGACATGAAAATCACGCTGTGGCAGCACAATGCCCGCACCGTTCCGGCAACCGCAGACGGGAAACCGTGGGAAGTCAGGTTTTCACAGTCGTTTGAAACCCGTCGGGAGGCACAGAGTCTGGAGATGAAATTAAAAAATCGTGACCGGGCCTTCTGGGAAGAATTGATAAACAGCCAGCAACCCGCTGCCATTTAA
- a CDS encoding DUF3299 domain-containing protein, with the protein MNRLFILLLVSLAVFAFRAPVAPERPTTKPSTVAVEPVKLSWELLRDVTFKKKWYAEESVYMLYPTFGQGVQKLNGKAVELTGYVLPVDLESNLYVLSAFPYSACFFCGGAGPESVVSLKFKKAGRKFKTDERRTFRGTLKLNADNIYELNYILADADMIEQ; encoded by the coding sequence ATGAACCGACTTTTCATTCTTCTCCTGGTCAGCCTGGCCGTCTTTGCGTTCCGCGCCCCTGTTGCGCCTGAGCGGCCCACCACCAAACCGTCTACTGTAGCCGTAGAGCCGGTTAAACTCTCTTGGGAGTTACTGCGCGACGTTACGTTCAAGAAAAAATGGTACGCCGAAGAGTCGGTTTACATGCTGTACCCGACTTTCGGGCAGGGCGTGCAGAAGCTGAACGGTAAAGCGGTTGAACTCACGGGTTACGTGCTGCCCGTTGATCTCGAATCGAACCTGTACGTACTGTCGGCTTTCCCGTACAGTGCCTGCTTCTTCTGCGGTGGTGCCGGGCCGGAATCGGTGGTGTCGCTCAAGTTCAAAAAAGCCGGTCGTAAGTTCAAAACCGACGAACGGCGCACGTTCCGGGGTACCCTCAAACTCAACGCCGACAATATCTACGAACTGAACTATATTCTGGCCGATGCCGACATGATCGAGCAGTAA
- a CDS encoding sensor histidine kinase: protein MSDLLDDNTETSQAIPFRFTRLYVSLLVILSVLLTAGQIVTQWRLSKVQNEILFIRYTAIQRHQSQQIVKQALQMADAIDQAHFQTNKMQLRAVFVDFERHYLQSRAGRMSEMNITQENSDTVQQLYRAVQPEFLAFKRGVNQLLALRSMADVKTPQAKAGLTLLQNNEAPLLRKIDGIVQRYNSELRTRLHQLQTIELYLYGFTILMVLAIGLLIIRPATARLRQTIAQLIEAESRTKAANYQLRAANQSLKETRQQLFEATRQQHKREIDEQRMRTSYLITGQEEERKRLSRELHDGLGQMLTAIKLQLEGLEGLMRRQNRASVVGETGKPAVSYDRNMVNLKQLVTQTIQEVRAISNDLMPTVLSDFGVLPALKMLAESNRTNEVDITFETSCVHHMEGSLRLQKDVEIMLYRVTQEAISNALRHGRPKHIVVELVERDDYIHLIVTDDGRGFNQKAVADGCPEKEFSDRETPSQGLHNIRERAELLKGKLNITSTLGKGTRLRVSIPNQMQFARYDID, encoded by the coding sequence GTGTCTGACCTACTCGACGATAACACTGAAACCTCCCAGGCAATTCCATTCCGGTTTACGCGCTTGTACGTGTCGTTGCTGGTAATTTTGTCAGTGCTGCTGACGGCCGGGCAGATCGTGACGCAGTGGCGGCTTAGTAAAGTACAGAACGAAATTCTGTTTATTCGCTATACTGCCATTCAGCGCCATCAGAGCCAGCAGATTGTTAAGCAGGCATTGCAAATGGCCGATGCGATCGATCAGGCTCATTTTCAGACAAACAAGATGCAGCTTCGGGCCGTATTTGTCGATTTTGAGCGGCACTATCTGCAAAGCCGGGCTGGCCGAATGTCCGAGATGAATATCACCCAGGAGAATTCAGATACGGTTCAGCAGCTTTACCGCGCCGTGCAACCAGAATTTCTGGCATTCAAACGGGGGGTCAATCAGTTACTGGCGTTGCGCAGTATGGCCGACGTGAAAACACCGCAGGCGAAGGCCGGGCTAACGTTGCTACAGAACAATGAAGCACCACTGTTACGCAAGATCGATGGCATTGTGCAACGCTACAACAGCGAACTGCGCACACGCTTACACCAGCTTCAGACCATCGAACTGTATCTCTACGGCTTCACAATCCTGATGGTGCTGGCAATTGGTCTGTTGATTATTCGCCCGGCAACGGCCCGGCTACGACAGACCATCGCTCAACTTATCGAAGCCGAAAGCCGGACCAAAGCCGCTAACTACCAGTTGCGGGCTGCCAATCAGTCGCTCAAAGAAACCCGGCAGCAGTTGTTTGAAGCTACCCGGCAGCAGCACAAACGCGAAATCGACGAGCAGCGCATGCGTACGTCGTATCTGATTACGGGGCAGGAGGAAGAGCGCAAACGGCTGTCGCGCGAACTGCACGACGGGCTGGGGCAAATGCTGACGGCTATCAAACTACAGCTGGAGGGGCTGGAGGGGCTTATGCGACGACAGAACCGGGCGTCGGTGGTGGGCGAAACGGGTAAGCCTGCGGTTAGCTACGACCGCAATATGGTTAACCTCAAACAACTGGTTACGCAGACGATTCAGGAAGTCAGGGCTATATCAAATGACCTGATGCCGACCGTGCTCAGTGACTTCGGTGTGTTGCCTGCCCTGAAAATGCTGGCCGAAAGCAACCGGACCAACGAGGTCGATATCACGTTTGAAACGAGCTGTGTACACCATATGGAAGGTAGTCTACGGCTCCAAAAAGACGTTGAAATCATGCTTTATCGCGTCACGCAGGAAGCAATCAGCAATGCCCTGCGTCATGGTAGGCCCAAACATATCGTGGTCGAACTAGTCGAACGCGACGATTACATTCACCTGATCGTCACGGACGACGGCCGGGGATTCAACCAGAAAGCCGTTGCCGACGGGTGCCCGGAAAAAGAATTTAGCGACCGCGAAACACCTTCGCAGGGGCTACACAATATCCGCGAACGAGCGGAGTTACTCAAAGGAAAACTCAACATAACATCAACGCTGGGGAAAGGTACGCGACTGCGCGTGAGTATTCCCAACCAGATGCAATTTGCACGGTATGACATCGACTAA
- a CDS encoding response regulator transcription factor, which translates to MLVDDHSIVRDGIRLLLEQAEGLEIIDEASDGEEALEKLKNHQAANTQPDLVLMDISLPGMSGIQTTQVISRLHKSVRVLMLSMHNNEDYILRSVEAGAYGYILKDSSSDEMVKAIRMIAGGDKYYSSPVASIILSGYMQQLKKGTRQGRDVQPSRLSNKEKEILQFLVDGMSSREIAERLQLSVRTVDNHRANMMRRLQVRNAAELVRIAVEEKLI; encoded by the coding sequence ATGCTCGTCGACGATCACTCGATCGTTCGGGACGGCATCCGGCTGCTGCTGGAACAAGCTGAAGGACTAGAGATTATCGACGAAGCGAGCGACGGCGAAGAAGCCCTCGAAAAGCTCAAAAATCACCAGGCCGCAAATACGCAGCCCGACCTGGTGCTGATGGATATCTCACTGCCGGGCATGTCGGGCATTCAGACGACACAGGTTATTTCCCGACTTCATAAGAGTGTACGGGTGCTGATGCTGTCGATGCACAACAACGAAGATTACATTCTGCGCTCGGTTGAAGCGGGCGCGTACGGCTATATTCTGAAGGATTCGTCGTCGGACGAAATGGTCAAAGCTATTCGGATGATTGCCGGGGGCGACAAGTACTATAGCTCGCCCGTTGCATCGATTATCCTGAGTGGGTACATGCAGCAGCTGAAGAAAGGGACTCGTCAGGGCCGCGATGTGCAGCCGTCGCGGCTGTCGAACAAGGAAAAGGAGATTCTTCAGTTTCTGGTCGATGGGATGAGCAGCCGGGAAATTGCCGAGCGGCTTCAACTCAGCGTTCGTACGGTCGATAACCACCGGGCCAACATGATGCGCCGGTTGCAGGTACGCAACGCGGCCGAACTGGTCCGAATCGCTGTTGAGGAAAAGCTCATTTGA
- a CDS encoding glycoside hydrolase family 25 protein, whose protein sequence is MKVRVLLRIILERYGLWLVGGLLLLMVVVTVVRKFRREPDMDWKPVSAFGIRLPMRYSIHGIDVSRHNARIDWERVRQVEGDGVRLQFVFVKATEGATLADRSFDRNWTGAREANLRRGAYHFYHPTRDPLKQADNFIRHVELQAGDFAPVVDFETVNGQSDSTIINGLRLWLETVEEHYSVRPIIYTNGNLYKRYIKGNLDDYPLWIADYSAEHLRTYPADNLYFWQHSDAGVVRGIRGRVDFNVFVMDDDELTSVCIP, encoded by the coding sequence ATGAAAGTACGTGTACTGCTGCGAATTATTCTGGAACGTTACGGCCTTTGGCTGGTGGGTGGATTGCTGCTGCTGATGGTCGTCGTTACGGTGGTGCGCAAATTCCGGCGCGAACCGGATATGGACTGGAAACCAGTCAGCGCGTTTGGTATCCGGTTGCCCATGCGCTACTCCATCCACGGAATCGACGTATCGCGCCACAATGCCCGCATCGACTGGGAACGGGTCCGGCAGGTGGAAGGCGACGGAGTGCGGCTTCAGTTTGTGTTTGTTAAAGCCACCGAAGGGGCCACCCTCGCCGATCGATCGTTTGACCGCAACTGGACCGGTGCCCGTGAGGCCAATCTGCGCCGGGGGGCTTACCATTTTTACCACCCCACCCGCGATCCGCTGAAGCAGGCTGACAATTTCATCCGACATGTTGAGTTGCAGGCGGGGGACTTTGCGCCGGTCGTCGATTTTGAAACGGTCAACGGGCAGTCGGATTCAACGATCATCAACGGTTTGCGGCTGTGGCTCGAAACGGTGGAAGAACACTACAGCGTCCGGCCGATTATTTATACGAACGGCAATTTGTATAAACGGTACATCAAAGGAAACCTGGACGATTACCCGCTCTGGATTGCCGACTACTCAGCCGAGCATCTGCGGACATACCCGGCTGATAATCTGTATTTCTGGCAGCACAGCGACGCGGGCGTGGTGCGGGGTATTCGCGGCCGGGTCGACTTCAACGTCTTCGTGATGGACGACGATGAACTAACTAGTGTCTGTATACCCTAA
- a CDS encoding ArnT family glycosyltransferase has protein sequence MRLFDWDEINFAEAAREMTVLGDYLRVHIDFKPFYEKPPFFFWCQALMMNIFGVGEFAARLPNAICGIITLIYLYNLGHKLHGHRFGILWALAYLGSITPHLYFRSGIIDPFFNLFIFVSLANVILAAWKRDREAGPMIVSRSVTSYLLTGGLVLGIAILTKGPVAFLIVGLVLGIYWLLNRFRWFISPLQLLAFTALAWLLPAGWFGLETALHGPAFGQAFLDYSIRLLSTPDAGHSGFPLYHFIVLLVGCFPASIFSIRGQGNLFLERSYQRDFRRWMVILFWVVLILFSIVQSKIVHYSSLCYFPLTYLAALTLSQLETGRIAFNGWLVTGLLVIGGLFVIAFTATPILAQHMDIVRAFADKDAFSQGNLNADVHWTLWAMLPGIWLAVVLGVSIWGYTHRQARMATLTLFGGTAVFLTLGLWFYVGRIEGISQDAAMRYFERAKGKNVYVSTYDYHSYGPFFYADAQPMPNPKHYDKEWLLTGPVDRDVWLIRKASDTPTRLDSLPDVRKTGEENGFVFYLRKRH, from the coding sequence GTGCGGCTGTTCGACTGGGACGAAATCAACTTCGCCGAAGCCGCCCGCGAGATGACCGTGCTGGGCGATTACCTGCGCGTACACATCGATTTCAAACCGTTTTACGAGAAGCCGCCGTTCTTTTTCTGGTGTCAGGCCCTGATGATGAACATCTTCGGCGTGGGCGAATTTGCCGCCCGGCTACCCAACGCCATCTGCGGTATTATCACGCTGATCTACCTCTATAATCTTGGTCATAAGCTGCACGGGCATCGGTTCGGTATTCTGTGGGCACTGGCGTATCTGGGGTCGATAACGCCCCACCTTTACTTCCGCTCCGGCATCATCGACCCGTTTTTCAACCTGTTCATTTTCGTGTCGCTGGCCAACGTCATCCTGGCGGCCTGGAAACGCGACCGCGAAGCCGGGCCGATGATCGTGTCGCGCAGTGTCACGTCGTATCTGCTGACGGGCGGGCTGGTGCTGGGTATCGCGATCCTGACGAAGGGGCCCGTGGCGTTTCTGATCGTCGGGCTTGTGCTGGGTATTTACTGGCTGCTGAATCGGTTCCGCTGGTTTATCAGCCCGTTGCAGCTGCTGGCGTTCACGGCGCTGGCGTGGCTGCTCCCGGCGGGCTGGTTTGGGCTGGAAACCGCCCTGCACGGTCCCGCATTCGGGCAGGCCTTTCTGGATTACAGCATCAGACTGCTCAGCACGCCCGACGCCGGGCATAGCGGCTTTCCGCTCTATCACTTCATTGTGCTGCTGGTTGGGTGCTTCCCGGCATCGATTTTCAGCATCCGGGGGCAGGGCAACTTGTTTCTCGAACGCAGCTATCAGCGCGATTTTCGGCGGTGGATGGTCATCCTATTCTGGGTCGTGCTGATTCTGTTCAGCATCGTGCAGTCGAAAATCGTCCACTACTCATCGCTGTGCTATTTTCCGCTGACGTATCTGGCCGCGCTGACGCTGTCGCAACTCGAAACGGGCCGGATTGCGTTCAACGGCTGGCTCGTAACGGGGCTGCTGGTAATCGGAGGTCTTTTTGTGATTGCCTTTACGGCCACACCCATTCTGGCGCAGCACATGGACATTGTCCGGGCGTTTGCCGACAAAGATGCGTTTTCGCAGGGCAACCTCAACGCCGACGTTCACTGGACACTCTGGGCCATGCTGCCCGGTATATGGCTTGCGGTCGTGCTGGGCGTCAGTATCTGGGGGTACACCCACCGGCAGGCCCGTATGGCTACGCTGACGCTGTTTGGCGGAACGGCCGTTTTTCTGACGCTGGGGCTGTGGTTCTACGTCGGGCGGATCGAAGGGATTTCGCAGGATGCGGCCATGCGGTATTTTGAGCGGGCGAAAGGCAAGAACGTCTACGTCAGCACCTACGACTACCACAGCTACGGTCCCTTTTTCTACGCGGACGCGCAGCCGATGCCTAACCCGAAGCATTACGACAAAGAGTGGCTGCTGACCGGCCCCGTCGACCGGGATGTTTGGCTGATCCGCAAAGCCAGCGATACCCCTACCCGGCTCGATTCATTACCCGATGTGCGCAAAACCGGCGAGGAAAACGGCTTTGTCTTCTACCTTCGTAAGCGACACTAA
- the pgi gene encoding glucose-6-phosphate isomerase: MLINRPFTSLPAYAQLQEHYDLMKDRHMRDLFTEDPSRFKTFTRQFDEILLDFSKNRITSQTLDLLLQLADQAGLPDAISRMFSGDKINRTEDRAVLHIALRNRSNTPIVVDGEDVMPGINGVLNRMKTFTERVRSGEWKGYTGETITDIVNIGIGGSDLGPVMVTEALKPYADDKKLRVHFVSNVDGVHIYETLQRVKPENTLFLIASKTFTTQETMTNAQSARQWFLDNGGSESDIAKHFAALSTNQLAVEKFGIDPANMFGFWDWVGGRYSLWSAIGLSIALYIGFDNFEELLAGGHAMDEHFRDTPTEQNLPVLLALVGIWYNNFFGAQTEAILPYDQYMHRFAAYFQQGDMESNGKSVDRDGKPVSWQTGPIIWGEPGTNGQHAFYQLIHQGTKLIPCDFLAPAISQRPIGEHHTILMANFFAQTEALMNGKTADEVADELRKSGKEVDEVTFLTPFKEFSGNRPTNSILFKKLTPRTLGSLIAMYEHKIFTQGIIWDIFSFDQWGVELGKQLASRILPELKDDAPVQSHDASTNGLINAFKALRKD; the protein is encoded by the coding sequence ATGCTCATTAATCGTCCGTTTACCAGTCTGCCTGCTTACGCACAACTTCAGGAACATTACGACCTGATGAAAGACCGGCACATGCGCGACCTGTTTACCGAAGACCCCAGCCGGTTCAAAACCTTTACCCGGCAGTTTGACGAAATTCTGCTCGACTTTTCCAAAAACCGGATCACCAGCCAAACGCTCGACCTGCTCCTGCAACTGGCCGATCAGGCCGGACTACCCGACGCGATCAGCCGCATGTTTTCGGGCGATAAGATCAACCGGACTGAAGACCGTGCCGTGCTGCACATCGCGTTGCGGAACCGCTCGAACACGCCGATAGTGGTTGACGGAGAAGACGTGATGCCGGGTATCAACGGGGTGCTCAATCGCATGAAAACGTTTACGGAGCGCGTTCGGTCGGGCGAGTGGAAAGGCTATACGGGCGAAACCATTACGGATATCGTCAATATCGGAATCGGCGGCTCAGACCTCGGCCCGGTGATGGTAACGGAAGCCCTCAAACCCTACGCCGACGATAAAAAGCTGCGCGTTCACTTCGTTTCCAACGTCGATGGGGTACATATCTACGAGACATTACAGCGGGTAAAGCCCGAAAACACCCTGTTCCTGATCGCGTCGAAAACGTTCACGACGCAGGAGACCATGACCAACGCTCAGTCGGCGCGGCAGTGGTTTCTGGATAACGGTGGTTCGGAAAGCGACATCGCCAAGCATTTCGCGGCCCTATCGACCAATCAATTGGCGGTCGAGAAATTCGGTATCGACCCGGCCAATATGTTTGGGTTCTGGGATTGGGTCGGTGGTCGGTACTCGCTGTGGTCGGCCATCGGTTTATCGATTGCGCTGTACATCGGCTTCGATAATTTCGAGGAACTGCTGGCTGGCGGTCATGCGATGGACGAGCACTTCCGCGACACGCCCACCGAGCAAAACCTGCCCGTACTGCTGGCGCTGGTCGGTATCTGGTACAACAACTTCTTCGGCGCGCAGACCGAAGCGATTCTGCCCTACGATCAGTACATGCATCGCTTTGCGGCTTATTTCCAGCAGGGCGATATGGAAAGTAACGGCAAATCGGTGGACCGCGACGGTAAGCCGGTGTCGTGGCAGACGGGGCCGATTATCTGGGGCGAACCCGGCACCAATGGTCAGCACGCGTTCTACCAGCTTATTCACCAGGGTACCAAGCTTATCCCCTGCGATTTTCTGGCTCCGGCCATTAGTCAGCGCCCCATCGGTGAGCATCACACCATTCTGATGGCCAATTTTTTCGCCCAGACGGAAGCCCTGATGAACGGAAAAACTGCCGATGAAGTGGCAGACGAACTGCGCAAGTCGGGCAAAGAAGTCGACGAGGTTACGTTCCTGACACCGTTCAAGGAATTCTCCGGAAACCGGCCGACAAACTCTATTTTATTCAAAAAACTGACGCCCCGCACGCTTGGTAGCCTAATCGCTATGTACGAGCACAAAATCTTCACGCAGGGCATAATCTGGGATATTTTCAGCTTCGATCAGTGGGGCGTTGAACTGGGCAAGCAACTGGCCAGCCGTATTTTACCTGAGCTGAAAGATGATGCCCCTGTGCAGAGTCACGACGCGTCGACGAATGGGCTGATTAATGCGTTTAAAGCCCTCCGTAAGGATTAA
- a CDS encoding outer membrane beta-barrel protein, with protein MKKQTTILAALLLTAGLATAQTTESTSTTTTSYNYTTAPVSSTDATNISSTTVNTPTNVNDNMTGTYNNTAATPATNTYGTTTTTTTTTGDMSANNTSTNRRRDDRPDGKDGKFGIYAGVNASRFVNEPIQNNAYRLGYQVGLYGRSAGTVFGQIGAEFRRSSSNLIRTGSGSGTTVRNVEGQIDQTFLAIPAYVGLRLGGALGVRLQVGAELAALVAIGNNNFQLGKDDLNRTILNGLAGVGINLGPLTLDANYNLGFQNVFDNGADTKRRMLALNLGFRF; from the coding sequence ATGAAAAAGCAAACTACCATTCTAGCGGCCCTTCTGCTGACGGCAGGACTGGCCACCGCTCAAACAACGGAATCGACGTCGACAACCACGACCTCGTACAATTACACGACCGCTCCGGTATCGTCGACCGATGCCACCAATATCAGTTCAACGACGGTCAACACGCCGACCAATGTGAACGACAACATGACCGGCACGTACAACAACACCGCTGCGACCCCGGCCACGAACACCTACGGCACGACGACAACCACTACGACGACGACCGGCGATATGTCGGCAAACAATACTTCGACCAACCGGCGCCGGGACGACCGCCCTGATGGTAAAGATGGTAAGTTCGGTATCTACGCGGGTGTAAACGCGTCGCGTTTCGTCAACGAGCCGATTCAGAACAATGCCTACCGGCTGGGTTATCAGGTCGGTCTGTATGGCCGGTCGGCAGGTACCGTTTTCGGACAGATTGGTGCTGAATTCCGCCGTTCATCGTCGAACCTGATCCGTACGGGTTCGGGCTCGGGTACAACTGTTCGCAACGTAGAAGGGCAGATCGACCAGACCTTCCTGGCAATTCCGGCCTATGTCGGTCTTCGTCTGGGTGGTGCGCTGGGCGTCCGCCTGCAAGTGGGTGCTGAATTGGCCGCGCTGGTTGCTATCGGCAACAACAACTTCCAACTGGGTAAAGACGACCTGAACCGGACCATCCTGAACGGTCTGGCCGGTGTAGGTATCAACCTCGGACCCCTCACGCTGGACGCGAACTACAACCTGGGCTTCCAGAACGTGTTCGACAATGGTGCTGATACAAAGCGTCGTATGCTGGCGCTGAACCTTGGCTTCCGGTTCTAA
- a CDS encoding precorrin-2 dehydrogenase/sirohydrochlorin ferrochelatase family protein, with protein MNTLFPIFVKANQLHTLIVGGGYVGLEKATALLGNSPDARVTLVAPEIRAELYELAEQHPLLELVKQPYHSLYLNDKDLVIVGTNDKDVNRQVQVDCKARRILVNVADTPDLCDFYLSSVVKKGDLKIAISTNGKSPTFAKRFREVLEEILPDSLQETLDNLTAIRNQLKGDFVQKMEKLNEITKVLK; from the coding sequence ATGAATACACTGTTCCCCATTTTTGTCAAGGCTAACCAGCTACATACGCTGATCGTGGGTGGGGGATACGTAGGGCTGGAGAAAGCCACCGCCCTCCTGGGTAATTCGCCTGATGCCCGTGTCACGCTGGTAGCCCCGGAGATTCGCGCCGAACTCTACGAACTGGCCGAACAGCACCCACTGCTCGAACTGGTGAAGCAGCCCTACCATAGCCTGTACCTGAACGACAAAGATCTGGTTATCGTCGGAACCAACGATAAAGATGTAAACCGGCAGGTGCAGGTCGATTGTAAGGCCCGGCGGATTCTGGTCAACGTCGCCGACACGCCCGACCTCTGCGATTTCTACCTCAGCTCGGTCGTCAAAAAAGGCGACCTTAAAATCGCTATCTCGACCAACGGAAAATCGCCCACTTTCGCTAAACGATTCCGCGAAGTGCTGGAAGAAATTCTACCCGACAGCTTACAGGAAACGCTCGACAACTTAACGGCAATCCGCAATCAGCTAAAAGGTGACTTCGTGCAGAAAATGGAGAAGCTAAACGAGATTACAAAAGTGCTGAAGTGA
- a CDS encoding OsmC family protein, whose amino-acid sequence MLDSQPIAETPALNKMTVELVRVDDAFHFEALGTSNVTQHIDAATDIGGHNAGARPMEMLLMGLAGCSAIDVILILQKQKQVIEDFKLSVDGFREKGATPAPFQQIHITYRLKGELNPERVKRAIDLSMDKYCSATAQLRPSATITYSFEINDEVYA is encoded by the coding sequence ATGCTTGATTCACAACCGATTGCCGAAACCCCCGCGCTGAACAAAATGACGGTCGAACTCGTCCGGGTCGATGACGCGTTTCACTTTGAAGCCCTTGGTACCTCGAACGTTACCCAGCACATCGACGCAGCTACTGACATCGGTGGGCACAACGCCGGAGCGCGTCCGATGGAGATGCTGTTGATGGGTTTGGCGGGCTGCTCGGCCATCGACGTCATCCTGATTCTGCAAAAGCAAAAGCAGGTGATCGAAGATTTCAAACTATCGGTCGATGGGTTTCGCGAGAAAGGGGCCACTCCCGCGCCGTTTCAGCAGATTCACATTACCTACCGGCTCAAAGGCGAGCTGAACCCCGAGCGGGTAAAGCGGGCAATCGACCTGTCGATGGACAAATACTGCTCGGCAACGGCGCAGCTTCGCCCGTCGGCTACGATCACTTACTCGTTTGAGATCAACGACGAGGTCTACGCGTAA